From Mucilaginibacter rubeus, a single genomic window includes:
- a CDS encoding ribonuclease HII — MLSARYQYEFLEAGCDEAGRGCLAGPVFAAAVILPPDFDHHLLNDSKQLTEEVRYQLRAEIEEKAVAFAVASVDNLEIDEINILNASFLAMHRAIEKLHLEPQFLIIDGNRFKKYRSIPHECIIKGDGKYFSIAAASILAKTYRDDYMMQIAAEHPEYEWHTNKGYPTTKHRQTVMKIGFTPYHRRTFRVTDPQLSIF; from the coding sequence ATGTTATCAGCCAGGTACCAGTACGAATTTTTGGAAGCAGGATGCGACGAAGCAGGACGTGGATGCTTGGCAGGGCCGGTATTTGCCGCGGCTGTTATTTTGCCGCCCGATTTTGACCATCACCTGCTGAACGATTCCAAACAGCTTACCGAAGAGGTGAGGTACCAGCTTCGTGCCGAAATTGAGGAGAAAGCTGTAGCTTTTGCTGTAGCCTCTGTTGATAACCTGGAGATAGATGAGATCAACATCCTCAATGCCTCTTTCCTGGCTATGCATCGTGCCATTGAAAAACTACACCTCGAACCACAGTTTTTGATCATAGATGGTAACCGCTTTAAAAAATATCGGAGTATTCCGCATGAGTGCATCATCAAGGGTGATGGAAAATATTTCAGCATAGCGGCTGCATCCATATTGGCTAAAACCTACCGGGATGATTATATGATGCAAATAGCGGCTGAACATCCGGAGTATGAATGGCATACCAATAAAGGCTACCCAACAACCAAGCATCGCCAAACGGTAATGAAAATTGGTTTTACGCCATATCACCGCCGCACGTTCAGGGTAACCGATCCGCAGTTAAGTATTTTTTAA
- a CDS encoding PP2C family protein-serine/threonine phosphatase: MLNIDDGSGEDELIRLLLKRQSELNSLLEITRAINKNTATPILIQMLEVILQNYLQVGKLRFLIEKDNKFACIAKYGGDIESSVVLARACKKLSKVKAPTAISGHHDPILKKYNYFIPVYHKSKALAYALIGDFNTSGEMLNNDLNFIQTLMNVIIVALENKKLFRERLQSERFQREMELAVEVQNMLIPMREHKDDSVEIGAKYLPHQNIGGDYFDFIRLNEHEFLWCIADVSGKGISAALLMANFQASLHAWAAVDGDLTNIVDRLNKIVLNNTKGERFITLFLARYNQKTRRLNYINAGHNPTILYSEGGAIPLKLGTTMIGVFEDLPFLNEGEVDIEPGSLIFNYTDGLMDFESPSSKIWNEDKLLDFVLAHGELSPDNFNQALMDYLSNVHKSKPIDDITLLTLKIF, from the coding sequence ATGCTGAATATAGACGACGGTTCCGGCGAAGACGAATTGATCAGGCTTTTGCTCAAACGGCAGTCGGAATTAAATTCTTTATTGGAAATTACGCGGGCGATAAACAAAAACACCGCTACTCCTATCCTCATTCAAATGCTGGAGGTTATTCTGCAAAACTATTTGCAGGTAGGCAAGCTCCGTTTTTTGATTGAGAAGGATAATAAATTTGCCTGCATAGCCAAATATGGCGGTGATATTGAGTCGTCGGTAGTGCTTGCCCGTGCCTGCAAAAAACTAAGCAAGGTTAAGGCGCCAACTGCCATATCCGGCCATCACGATCCCATACTTAAAAAATACAACTATTTCATCCCGGTATATCATAAAAGTAAAGCGCTGGCCTACGCCCTCATAGGCGATTTCAACACCTCGGGCGAAATGCTTAACAACGATCTTAACTTCATCCAAACACTGATGAACGTGATCATTGTGGCGCTTGAAAACAAAAAGCTTTTCCGCGAGCGCTTACAATCCGAACGTTTTCAGCGTGAAATGGAGCTTGCGGTAGAGGTACAGAACATGCTGATCCCTATGCGCGAGCACAAGGACGATAGTGTGGAGATTGGCGCTAAATACCTTCCGCACCAAAACATCGGCGGCGATTATTTTGATTTTATCCGCCTTAATGAGCATGAATTTTTATGGTGCATTGCGGATGTATCAGGCAAAGGAATTTCGGCGGCATTACTGATGGCTAATTTCCAGGCCAGCCTGCATGCCTGGGCAGCCGTTGATGGCGATTTGACCAATATTGTTGACCGGTTAAATAAGATAGTGCTCAACAACACTAAGGGCGAGCGGTTTATTACCCTGTTCCTGGCGCGTTATAATCAAAAAACCCGCAGGCTTAACTATATCAACGCGGGGCATAATCCAACAATATTATATTCAGAAGGAGGGGCCATCCCCCTTAAGCTGGGCACTACGATGATTGGTGTTTTTGAAGATCTGCCTTTTTTAAACGAGGGCGAGGTTGATATTGAACCCGGCAGCCTGATCTTTAACTATACCGACGGGCTCATGGATTTTGAATCGCCAAGTTCCAAAATATGGAATGAGGACAAGCTGCTCGATTTTGTACTGGCCCACGGCGAGCTATCGCCCGATAATTTCAACCAGGCATTGATGGATTACCTGAGCAATGTGCATAAAAGCAAGCCCATCGACGATATTACATTGCTTACTCTTAAGATTTTTTAA
- a CDS encoding ABC transporter permease, giving the protein MAEITPAKRTWRVFKRNKTAIAGLAFILLTLLVAILGYLIMPDDTPLANNMIIQLSIKKPGSTYLMLKLRKAEPVDTVNVFTKMLYGQPSFYKDVPITGYRFVKDSIYVNGYIGDEDKPEKKAYNIFEVLSGQKPVYKNGNVTFNDNGLVTTVHASAAIYQKYDARIRDENIGFKTFWLGTDGYGRDMLSRLLLGTRISLAVGLMSVIISMLLGVTVGAVTGYFGGWVDASLSWLMNILWALPALLLVIAISFALGKGLWQIFIAVGLSMWVEVARLVRGQVMGLKQVEYIEAARALGFSNKRIIAKHILPNITGPILVLASSNFASAILLEAGLSFLGFGAQPPTPTWGGMIKEHYGYIVMDSAFLAIIPGVAIMLLVYAFNLVTVGLRDAFDIKSQSTRI; this is encoded by the coding sequence TTGGCCGAAATTACACCAGCAAAACGCACCTGGCGTGTTTTTAAGCGTAATAAAACTGCTATAGCCGGACTGGCATTTATCCTGCTTACCTTACTGGTTGCCATACTGGGCTATCTCATTATGCCCGACGATACCCCGTTGGCCAATAACATGATCATCCAGCTCAGTATCAAAAAACCCGGATCAACTTACTTGATGCTGAAACTCCGGAAAGCAGAACCTGTTGATACCGTAAATGTGTTTACTAAAATGCTGTACGGCCAGCCATCCTTCTATAAAGATGTCCCCATAACCGGCTACCGTTTTGTTAAAGATTCCATTTATGTAAACGGCTACATCGGCGATGAAGACAAACCCGAAAAAAAAGCATACAATATTTTTGAGGTATTATCCGGACAAAAGCCCGTTTATAAAAACGGTAATGTTACTTTCAATGATAATGGCCTGGTGACAACAGTACACGCTTCTGCCGCTATTTATCAAAAATATGATGCCCGGATCAGGGATGAGAACATTGGCTTTAAAACTTTTTGGCTTGGTACTGATGGCTATGGCCGGGATATGCTGAGCAGACTGCTCTTAGGTACCCGGATTTCGCTTGCGGTAGGCTTAATGTCGGTTATCATCAGCATGTTGCTGGGGGTAACCGTTGGGGCTGTTACGGGTTACTTCGGTGGCTGGGTTGATGCATCGTTAAGCTGGCTCATGAATATTTTGTGGGCGCTACCGGCGCTGTTGTTGGTAATTGCTATATCATTTGCATTGGGCAAGGGGCTTTGGCAAATATTTATAGCTGTTGGCCTATCCATGTGGGTTGAAGTTGCGCGCCTGGTGCGCGGGCAGGTAATGGGCCTTAAGCAGGTGGAATACATTGAGGCGGCAAGGGCCCTGGGCTTTAGCAACAAGCGCATTATAGCTAAACATATTTTACCCAATATCACCGGGCCAATACTGGTACTGGCATCATCAAACTTCGCATCGGCTATACTTCTGGAGGCCGGGCTTAGCTTTTTAGGCTTTGGCGCACAACCACCTACGCCAACCTGGGGCGGCATGATCAAGGAGCATTACGGTTATATTGTTATGGATTCGGCTTTTTTAGCTATAATTCCGGGAGTTGCCATTATGCTGCTGGTTTATGCTTTTAACCTGGTTACCGTTGGCCTGCGCGATGCCTTTGATATAAAATCACAAAGTACTCGTATTTAA
- a CDS encoding glycosyltransferase: protein MTALISIISLFSIGLYVVLLIYLRIGWAKVTTPPIVTDAVSTKVTVLVAARNEEEKISLTIKDILAQDYPKHLVEIIIVDDHSTDNTAAIISSYAPQGVKLLKLSLGETLNSYKKKAIAEAIKLSTGDLMVATDADCRMGKQWLRNIVGFYEQNDLVMISSPVTYFQEQSVFERMQTLDFSSLICMGGSFLGHGFAATCNGANFAYRKDVFYEVGGFTGIDDLASGDDELLLHKVGERYPGRIGFLKRREAIVYTHAKPNLKEFMQQRRRWASKSTKYKNKKMVAFALSIWLCNFMLLFTAVLGIFNIYFLKLFLFTIGIKYAIDLFYMTPIMNFLKRRELLLYVSFVLPLNVLYFVIIGFLGKNKKYAWKGRVVR from the coding sequence TTGACCGCGCTGATTAGTATTATTTCGTTGTTTTCTATAGGGCTTTATGTGGTATTGCTGATTTATCTGCGGATAGGCTGGGCAAAGGTCACCACGCCGCCCATTGTTACTGATGCTGTCAGTACAAAAGTAACTGTGCTTGTCGCGGCGCGTAACGAGGAAGAAAAGATCAGCCTCACCATTAAAGATATTTTAGCCCAGGACTATCCCAAACACCTTGTCGAGATCATTATTGTTGATGATCACTCGACGGATAATACTGCCGCCATTATAAGCAGCTATGCGCCGCAGGGAGTAAAACTGCTGAAGCTTAGCCTTGGCGAAACGCTCAACTCCTACAAGAAAAAAGCTATAGCCGAAGCCATAAAACTTTCAACAGGTGATTTGATGGTGGCAACCGATGCCGATTGTCGTATGGGCAAACAGTGGTTACGCAACATAGTTGGCTTTTATGAGCAAAACGATTTGGTGATGATCTCATCGCCGGTAACTTACTTCCAGGAGCAATCGGTATTTGAGCGGATGCAAACGCTTGATTTTTCGTCGCTCATATGTATGGGAGGTTCGTTTTTAGGGCATGGCTTTGCGGCCACCTGCAACGGCGCAAATTTTGCCTACCGTAAAGATGTATTTTATGAAGTTGGAGGCTTTACCGGCATCGACGACCTGGCCTCGGGCGATGACGAACTTTTATTGCATAAAGTAGGGGAGCGCTACCCAGGCAGGATAGGCTTTTTAAAGCGTCGCGAAGCGATTGTATACACCCATGCTAAACCAAACTTAAAAGAGTTTATGCAGCAAAGGCGTCGTTGGGCATCAAAATCAACCAAGTACAAAAACAAAAAAATGGTGGCCTTTGCGCTTAGCATTTGGCTGTGCAATTTCATGTTGCTGTTTACAGCTGTGCTGGGGATTTTTAATATCTATTTTCTGAAACTGTTTTTGTTTACTATCGGGATTAAATACGCGATAGACCTATTTTACATGACCCCGATCATGAATTTTTTAAAACGGCGCGAACTGCTATTATATGTAAGCTTTGTTTTACCGCTTAACGTCCTCTATTTCGTGATCATTGGCTTTTTAGGAAAAAACAAAAAATACGCATGGAAAGGCCGTGTAGTTAGATAA
- a CDS encoding lysylphosphatidylglycerol synthase domain-containing protein, with protein sequence MTGSTKKVVSYLLKAGILIIAGWFIYRQFNKKNNDLKQFEHFASQISTTHVVIVMGLVVLLMFLNWFLEALKWRYVTKTLINISLWEAVEAVFCGLTWAVTTPNRLGEYGGRVMFLPPRKRVPGIFAMGVGSFSQGSVTNVLGVIAMAWFVATYIHTNLVLAWSVTGVCAIIVGIQLIFYFNINWAVTLLDRVPFIKKYHRFFEVMGRYHTHELIKIMGFSIARYLTFSFQYFLVFQMLVPNMNIGPMMMMLTLFFLVSSAIPSLDLFDIGVRGFTASHLFVYVTDQNIAVIAGVSSIWLINLFIPAILGSLFVLKLKFFDRAD encoded by the coding sequence TTGACAGGTTCTACTAAAAAGGTTGTTTCTTATCTTCTTAAGGCTGGTATATTAATAATTGCGGGCTGGTTTATTTACCGGCAATTCAACAAAAAAAATAACGACCTAAAGCAGTTTGAACATTTTGCATCGCAAATAAGTACTACCCACGTTGTTATCGTGATGGGACTGGTAGTTTTATTGATGTTTTTGAACTGGTTTTTAGAAGCGCTGAAGTGGCGTTATGTAACCAAAACGCTTATTAATATTTCGTTGTGGGAAGCTGTTGAAGCCGTTTTTTGCGGACTTACATGGGCGGTAACCACACCTAACCGCCTGGGCGAATATGGTGGCCGGGTTATGTTTTTACCTCCCCGTAAACGCGTGCCGGGAATTTTTGCCATGGGCGTAGGCTCATTTAGCCAGGGTTCGGTAACCAATGTTTTAGGGGTAATAGCGATGGCCTGGTTTGTGGCCACCTACATTCATACCAATTTGGTATTGGCATGGAGCGTAACTGGCGTTTGTGCTATAATTGTCGGTATTCAGCTCATTTTTTACTTTAATATTAATTGGGCCGTAACCTTGCTCGACAGGGTTCCGTTCATCAAAAAGTACCATCGTTTTTTTGAAGTAATGGGGCGGTACCATACCCATGAACTTATAAAGATAATGGGGTTCAGCATAGCCCGTTACCTCACCTTTTCGTTCCAATATTTCCTGGTATTCCAGATGCTGGTACCTAATATGAATATTGGCCCCATGATGATGATGCTGACATTGTTTTTCCTGGTGTCGTCGGCTATACCATCGCTTGATCTTTTTGATATTGGCGTTCGTGGCTTTACCGCTTCGCATTTATTTGTGTATGTGACAGATCAAAATATCGCCGTAATAGCCGGGGTATCATCAATATGGCTTATTAATTTATTTATTCCTGCTATTTTAGGATCGTTATTCGTTTTAAAACTGAAATTCTTTGACCGCGCTGATTAG
- a CDS encoding dienelactone hydrolase family protein encodes MKKLFLLTLFIGLAAITFAQRKVVCCSNPSATQQFAMLASNPQFKMSHKNPLPFRFQSSIGETITYKTSDGKQASAFFMKAKKPTNNYLLVIHEWWGLNDYVKKESEKLYNDLGNVNIIDLDLYDGKVATTREDAGKFMQAVNDDRARAIVNGAIAYAGTGAHIATIGWCFGGGWSLQTSLLAGKKAVACVMYYGMPEQDINKLKTLNTDVLGNFANKDQWINPKVVAKFEADMKAAGKKVYLHQYDADHGFANPSNPIYNSEATKDAYANTLTFLKARLK; translated from the coding sequence ATGAAAAAACTATTTCTGTTAACATTATTTATTGGTTTAGCTGCCATAACTTTTGCTCAACGCAAAGTAGTTTGCTGCAGCAATCCATCGGCAACGCAACAGTTTGCCATGCTGGCCTCAAACCCTCAGTTTAAAATGTCGCACAAAAATCCTTTGCCATTTCGCTTTCAAAGCAGCATAGGGGAGACCATCACCTACAAAACATCAGATGGCAAACAGGCTTCGGCATTTTTTATGAAAGCCAAAAAGCCTACTAATAATTATTTACTGGTGATCCACGAGTGGTGGGGCCTTAATGACTATGTAAAAAAGGAGTCAGAAAAATTATATAACGACCTGGGCAACGTAAACATCATCGACCTTGATTTGTACGACGGCAAAGTAGCCACTACCCGCGAAGATGCCGGCAAATTTATGCAGGCCGTAAATGACGACAGGGCACGCGCCATCGTAAACGGAGCTATTGCCTATGCCGGTACTGGTGCACATATTGCGACTATTGGCTGGTGCTTCGGCGGCGGCTGGAGCCTGCAAACCAGCCTCCTTGCAGGTAAAAAGGCTGTAGCCTGCGTAATGTACTATGGCATGCCCGAGCAGGACATAAATAAATTAAAAACCTTAAACACCGATGTATTGGGCAACTTCGCCAATAAAGATCAATGGATCAATCCAAAAGTAGTAGCTAAGTTTGAGGCTGACATGAAAGCCGCCGGTAAAAAAGTTTACCTGCACCAGTACGATGCCGACCATGGCTTTGCTAATCCAAGCAATCCTATTTACAATAGCGAGGCTACAAAGGATGCTTATGCCAATACATTAACGTTTTTAAAAGCACGATTGAAGTAA
- a CDS encoding GAF domain-containing sensor histidine kinase produces the protein MPVPPIPDNEMERLFSLSEFDLDYAEHKDSFKDLAKLAAKVAGTEISLVNLIDSYTQWSISGHGLEIEQMPREDSVCQYTIINGEYFEVEDLQRDERFKNKFYVTDEPKLRYYYGIPLKTSDDHNIGALCVLDKNVKELSPEKVELLRIIADEIVNRLKDLKVIGKLKNKLSEANEAQKKVAHDIRGPLSGIIGLAQLISEQGEANQIEEVLEFINLIHKSGRSILELADEILSADKRDHKPISNGSDFNLLVFKDKIERLFIPQARNKNILLTVKTSSESEQIPIARNKLLQIAGNLISNAIKFTPAGGTVDVDLSLEVNDHISILQILVKDTGVGIDEKGIEKILKGNAASTTGTTGEAGFGFGLALVKHLIETLKGSLNIYSKHGQGAVFEVRLPQKIQ, from the coding sequence ATGCCTGTCCCGCCAATTCCCGATAATGAAATGGAAAGGCTTTTTAGCCTGTCGGAATTTGATCTTGATTATGCCGAACATAAAGACAGTTTTAAAGATTTGGCCAAGCTGGCCGCCAAGGTTGCCGGCACCGAAATTTCGTTAGTAAACCTGATTGACTCCTATACTCAATGGAGTATTAGCGGCCATGGGCTCGAGATTGAACAAATGCCCCGTGAAGACTCGGTTTGCCAGTATACTATCATAAACGGCGAATATTTTGAGGTGGAAGACCTGCAAAGGGATGAGCGCTTCAAGAATAAGTTTTATGTTACGGATGAGCCGAAACTGAGGTATTATTACGGGATTCCGTTAAAAACGAGCGATGATCACAATATCGGTGCTTTATGCGTGCTCGATAAAAACGTTAAAGAGCTCTCGCCCGAAAAGGTTGAGCTTTTAAGGATCATTGCCGATGAAATAGTGAACCGGTTAAAAGACCTGAAAGTAATAGGCAAGTTAAAAAATAAGCTTTCTGAAGCTAATGAGGCACAAAAGAAGGTTGCCCATGATATCCGCGGGCCGTTAAGTGGTATTATAGGTCTGGCCCAGCTGATCAGCGAACAGGGTGAGGCAAACCAGATAGAAGAGGTTTTGGAATTTATTAACCTGATCCATAAAAGCGGGCGATCAATACTGGAGCTTGCAGATGAGATTTTAAGTGCCGATAAAAGAGATCACAAACCCATATCCAACGGATCCGATTTCAATCTGCTTGTTTTTAAGGATAAGATTGAGCGGTTGTTTATCCCGCAAGCCCGCAACAAAAACATTTTGCTTACAGTTAAAACTTCGTCCGAATCGGAACAAATTCCCATTGCGCGTAATAAACTACTGCAAATTGCCGGCAACCTGATCTCAAATGCCATAAAATTTACCCCTGCCGGTGGTACTGTTGATGTTGACCTGAGCCTTGAGGTAAATGATCACATCAGCATATTGCAGATCCTGGTTAAAGACACCGGGGTTGGCATTGACGAAAAAGGTATCGAGAAAATATTGAAAGGCAATGCCGCCTCAACAACAGGAACAACCGGCGAAGCCGGATTTGGCTTTGGACTGGCTTTGGTAAAACACCTTATTGAAACGCTTAAAGGATCGCTAAATATTTACTCAAAGCATGGCCAGGGAGCCGTATTTGAAGTAAGGCTGCCACAAAAAATACAATAA
- a CDS encoding RNA recognition motif domain-containing protein — protein sequence MNIFVGSLPFSLGEADLKQLFEAYGEVNSVKIIIDRESGRSKGFGFIEMADDEAAQQAISGLNGSEVKGRSIAVSQAEEKKPGGDRRSSGGGYGGGNRGGGGYGGGNRGGGGGGYSRDNRGGGGKSW from the coding sequence ATGAACATATTCGTAGGAAGTCTTCCTTTTTCTTTAGGGGAAGCCGATTTAAAACAGCTTTTCGAAGCTTATGGTGAAGTTAACTCAGTAAAAATTATTATTGACAGGGAATCAGGAAGAAGCAAAGGGTTCGGATTCATTGAAATGGCAGATGATGAGGCAGCACAACAAGCTATAAGCGGCCTAAACGGTTCTGAAGTTAAAGGAAGGTCAATTGCAGTAAGCCAGGCAGAAGAGAAAAAACCAGGCGGCGATCGCAGAAGCAGCGGTGGCGGCTACGGCGGTGGTAACCGTGGTGGTGGCGGTTATGGTGGTGGCAACCGCGGCGGCGGTGGCGGCGGCTATTCAAGAGACAATCGTGGCGGCGGCGGCAAAAGCTGGTAA
- a CDS encoding 3-oxoacyl-ACP synthase: MGDLKKELHQLCVNHVRKIMEAAELAIADAQKASTDDTKSSAGDKYETGREMMQQETNRNMAQLNEANKLLVALNRIPTTGISTHAEPGSVIITNNGNFYLAISAGSLAHQGKTYFAVSPASPIGNMLNGKKAGDEFTLNGKPYKIASVA, encoded by the coding sequence ATGGGCGATCTGAAGAAAGAATTACATCAACTATGTGTTAATCATGTACGCAAAATCATGGAAGCTGCCGAGCTTGCCATAGCCGACGCGCAAAAGGCATCAACCGATGATACCAAAAGCAGCGCGGGCGATAAATACGAAACCGGGCGCGAAATGATGCAACAGGAAACTAACCGCAATATGGCCCAGCTTAATGAAGCCAACAAGTTGTTGGTGGCCTTAAACCGCATTCCAACTACCGGTATATCAACACATGCCGAACCTGGCAGTGTGATAATTACCAACAACGGCAATTTTTATCTGGCCATAAGCGCGGGGAGCTTAGCGCACCAAGGCAAAACCTATTTCGCGGTATCGCCGGCATCACCGATAGGCAATATGCTTAACGGTAAAAAAGCAGGTGATGAGTTTACACTGAACGGAAAGCCTTATAAAATAGCGTCAGTTGCTTAA
- a CDS encoding alpha/beta hydrolase — MPFKTTEISNPQYESNHLRFITVKTPNLKGRGDICVYVPPGNNKNEVLPIVILLHGVYGSAWSWAMSAGVHLTTNELIKKGELPKMILAMPSDGLWGDGSGYLPHSGFNFEQWIADDVPTAIMENIPGAKQDSPLFIAGLSMGGFGALRIGAKYGHKFKAISGLSSITSLPQIKLFAGEPLKTYAQDIIADEDVFATFKKYRDQLPPVRFDCGTNDLLINYNRDLHKKLIKEKIEHIYEENTGGHEWLYWAKHIVSTLKFFAGKL, encoded by the coding sequence ATGCCATTTAAAACCACAGAAATTTCCAACCCGCAATATGAAAGCAATCATCTACGGTTTATAACTGTAAAAACCCCAAACCTGAAGGGCAGGGGAGATATTTGCGTATACGTTCCGCCTGGGAACAATAAAAATGAAGTACTGCCCATTGTGATATTATTGCATGGCGTATACGGGAGTGCCTGGAGCTGGGCCATGAGTGCCGGCGTTCATTTAACAACCAACGAACTCATTAAAAAAGGCGAACTGCCAAAAATGATCCTCGCTATGCCGTCAGACGGGCTTTGGGGCGATGGCTCTGGCTATTTACCGCATAGCGGCTTCAATTTTGAACAATGGATAGCCGACGACGTGCCTACCGCAATAATGGAAAACATTCCCGGTGCAAAGCAAGATTCGCCTTTGTTTATTGCAGGCTTGTCTATGGGGGGATTTGGCGCTTTAAGGATAGGTGCAAAATACGGGCATAAGTTTAAAGCCATTTCGGGGCTTTCATCTATAACAAGCCTGCCACAGATCAAACTTTTTGCCGGAGAGCCATTGAAAACCTACGCGCAGGATATCATAGCCGACGAAGACGTATTTGCAACATTTAAAAAATATAGGGACCAACTGCCTCCCGTGAGGTTTGATTGCGGCACCAACGACCTGCTCATTAACTACAACCGCGACCTGCATAAAAAGCTGATTAAGGAAAAGATAGAGCATATTTATGAAGAAAATACGGGCGGGCATGAATGGCTGTACTGGGCAAAGCATATTGTATCAACCCTTAAGTTTTTTGCAGGCAAGCTGTAA
- a CDS encoding Zn-dependent alcohol dehydrogenase codes for MAITCKAAIANGNGGFSIQDIVVNEPNDDEVLVKIKAAGLCHTDHDSLNWGKQLIIGHEGAGIVVSVGKNVSSVSAGDKVILNWAMHCGKCFQCLEDNQHLCEVASPVAAGGNGYTPGHAELEGTTLNGEPVLRSFNIGTIAEYTLVKESAVVKNTSDSMSFPAASIISCGVMTGYGSVINAAKLKKGSSAVVLGTGGVGLNVIQGTKVAGAGKIIAVDINPTRLEMAVKFGATHTVLASKDDTGLLNAAQEVKKLTDGRGADYAFECTAIPELGAAPLAMVRNAGTAVQVSGIEQDITIDMRLFEWDKIYINPLYGKCRPQIDFPDIVQHYTSGHLLLEEMITRTYPINELDKAFDDMLKGRNAKGVIVFD; via the coding sequence ATGGCTATAACGTGCAAGGCTGCTATTGCCAATGGCAACGGCGGGTTTTCGATACAGGATATTGTGGTGAACGAGCCCAACGACGATGAAGTGCTGGTTAAGATAAAAGCGGCAGGGCTTTGCCATACCGATCACGATTCCCTGAATTGGGGGAAACAGCTTATTATAGGCCATGAAGGTGCCGGCATTGTGGTTTCTGTAGGGAAAAATGTTAGCAGTGTATCGGCCGGCGATAAGGTGATCCTGAACTGGGCTATGCATTGTGGCAAATGCTTTCAGTGCCTTGAAGATAATCAGCATTTGTGTGAAGTAGCCTCGCCGGTTGCAGCCGGCGGCAACGGCTACACTCCGGGCCATGCCGAACTTGAAGGCACAACATTAAACGGCGAACCTGTTTTAAGATCATTCAACATTGGCACTATAGCCGAATATACCCTGGTAAAAGAATCGGCAGTGGTAAAAAACACCTCCGATAGCATGTCGTTCCCGGCGGCAAGTATTATCAGCTGCGGGGTAATGACGGGCTATGGCTCTGTTATAAATGCCGCTAAACTAAAAAAAGGCTCATCGGCCGTAGTGTTGGGCACCGGCGGCGTGGGCCTTAATGTGATACAAGGCACAAAGGTTGCAGGCGCAGGAAAGATCATCGCTGTTGATATTAACCCAACACGGCTTGAAATGGCTGTTAAATTTGGCGCCACGCACACTGTTCTGGCCTCAAAAGATGATACCGGCCTGCTTAATGCAGCGCAGGAAGTAAAAAAACTTACTGATGGCCGCGGTGCCGATTATGCTTTTGAATGTACCGCCATCCCCGAGTTAGGAGCTGCACCGTTAGCTATGGTTCGCAACGCGGGTACGGCCGTGCAGGTAAGCGGCATTGAACAGGACATTACCATTGATATGCGTCTTTTTGAGTGGGATAAAATTTACATCAATCCACTTTACGGCAAATGCCGCCCGCAAATTGATTTCCCGGATATAGTACAACACTATACCAGCGGGCACTTATTACTTGAAGAAATGATTACACGTACATACCCTATTAACGAACTTGATAAGGCTTTTGACGACATGCTGAAAGGCAGGAACGCCAAAGGTGTTATCGTGTTCGACTGA